The Halorussus rarus genome includes the window GGTGTTCGACGACGCCACGCTGGCGGCGCTCTACAAGCTGGTCCAGGACGGCTACGTCCAGGCGTTCGGCGGCCCCGTCTCCTCGGGCAAGGAAGCGACCGTCTACGGCGCGCTCGGCGGCGAGCAGTACGGCGAGGTGGCGGTCAAGGTCTACCGCATCAACGCTTCGGACTTCCGGGACATGCGGGAGTACCTGGTGGGCGACCCCCGGTTCGAGGAGCTGTCGGGCGACAAGAAGCGGGTCGTGCTCGCGTGGACCCGCAAGGAGTTCGCCAACCTCAAGCGCGCCCAGAAGGCCGGCGTACGCGTTCCGAACCCCATCGCGGTCCAGCGCAACGTGCTCGTCATGGAGTTCCTCGGCTCCGACGGCGAGCGCGCGCCTACGCTCGACGACGCCCACCTCGAGAACCCCGAGACCGCCTTCGAGGTGGTCCGGGAGTACATGCGACGGCTCTACGACGTGGGGCTGGTCCACGGCGACCTGAGCGAGTACAACATCATCGTCCACGACGGCGAGCTCTGCATCATCGACCTCGGCCAGGCCGTGACCGTCCACCACCCCAACAGCGGCGAGTTCCTGACGCGGGACTGCGCGAACGTCGCCTCCTTCTTCCAGCGCCAGGGGATGGACGTCCACGGCGACGAGCTCGAGGCGTGGGTTCGGGAGCACGCCGACCCCGACAAGTGAGCACCGAAGCGGTCTGGGGGAGCGTTCGCGACCTCGCCGGCGAAACGTTCAAACGACGAGAGTGACTACCGTGAATCGATGAGGTCCGCTCTCCGCACTTGGCGCTGGCGGTCGCCCGGAGAGCGGACAGTGTCGTAGCTCGCGGCGCGCCGGCCTTCACCGGGCGTCCGCGGTGGCGGCGCTCCCTCGCTTTCTCGCGCATCGACTTCCGAGCGACAGCCACCAGTATCCACCAACACGATGACAGACGACGCAGACGACTTCACCGTCACCCCCTACGCGGTCGAGGGCGAGATCGACTACCGGGAACTGCTCGACCGCTTCGGCGCGGACGAACTGACCGACGACCAGATAGCGCGCTTCCCCGACCCGCACCCGATGGTGCGCCGGAAGGTGTTCTACGCCGGCCGGGACGTCGACCGGTTCCTCGGGGCGGCGACCGCCGGCGAGACCGTCTCGCTCGTGACCGGCGTCGGTCCCTCGGGGCCGATGCACATCGGTCACGCGATGCACTTCTACCACGCGAAGCACCTCCAGCAGCGGACGGGCGCACACGTCTACATCCCCATGTCGGACGACGAGAAGTACTTCGGCAAGGACCTCTCGATGGCCGACATCTCCGAGCACGCCCGGGACAACCTCCGGGACCTGCTCGCTGTCGGGTTCGACCCTGAGCGCACCCGCATCGTGGTCGACACCGCGGACGCGGACGTAGTCTACCCCCTCGCGGTCCAGTTCGCGAAGCACCTCACCCAGTCGACGATGGAGGCGACCTACGGCCGACCCGACAACGTCGGCCTGGGGTTCTACCCCGCGGTCCAGATAGCGCACCTGCTGCTGCCCCAGCTCGTCCACGGCCCGCACGCGAGCGTGGTCCCCATCGCGGTCGACCAGGACCCCCACGTCCGACTCGCTCGCGACGTGGCCGCCAAGGAGGCGTTCGACGTGACCAAGCCGGCGGCCCTGCTGAGCAAGTTCCTGCCGACCCTCGACGGACCGGGCAAGATGAGCAGTTCGGACAGCGCACCGGCCATCCACCTGACCGACGACCGCGAGACGGTGCAAGACAAGATCCAGACGTACGCCTACTCCGGCGGGCGGTCCAGTCTGGACGCCCACCGCGAGCACGGCGGCGACCCAACGGTCGACGTGGCCTACCAGCTGCTGGCGTTCTTCTTCGAGCACGACGACGCGACCCTCGACCGGCTCGCCGACGAGTACCGGTCGGGAGACCTGCTCAGCGGGGAGCTCAAGAACTACGCCGCCGAGCGCATCGCCGACTTCCTCGAAGCGCACCAGGAGCGCCGGGCCGCAATCGACGACCTCGAAGCCGAGTTCGAGCGCTACCGACTGACCGGCGACGAGCGCGCGCGAGCGCGACCGGAGGGCGTCGGCCTGTTCGACCGAGCGAGACGTTCGTAATCCTGACGGACTGAAAGGGCGAGCGCGTCTCGGGGGAGGCGGACGACGTGAGCACTGGAGGGCGGGTCGGAGGCCCGCCCGAAGTACGCAGCGAGTTCTCGACCCGAGCGGGCGGGGGCTTCCAGGAACGTCCTTCCGGTCGTCAGATTGGCGAAAGGTAGCGGCACGGGGCACGAGGACCCACCGCGATAGGGAGTAGTTCACGCGCGGACAAAGAGTTAAAACACCCGGGGCGACTACGATTAGCCATGCAACACGTGAAGATTCCGCAGGACCGAATCGGCGTTCTCATCGGCGAGGGAGGTGAGACGATGCGCGAGATCGAGAGTCGCGCGGAGGTGCGACTCGACATCGACTCCGAGAACGGCAAGGTCGAGGTCGAGAAGACCGGCGACCCCGTCCGCGGGCTCAAGGGACCGGAGATCGT containing:
- the rio1 gene encoding serine/threonine-protein kinase Rio1 — translated: MTEEYSLLEPDNVEGVGDEWEEIDVSDTEADKIARQRDREFNEFRERLKNTEQFKVEQSVFDDATLAALYKLVQDGYVQAFGGPVSSGKEATVYGALGGEQYGEVAVKVYRINASDFRDMREYLVGDPRFEELSGDKKRVVLAWTRKEFANLKRAQKAGVRVPNPIAVQRNVLVMEFLGSDGERAPTLDDAHLENPETAFEVVREYMRRLYDVGLVHGDLSEYNIIVHDGELCIIDLGQAVTVHHPNSGEFLTRDCANVASFFQRQGMDVHGDELEAWVREHADPDK
- a CDS encoding tryptophan--tRNA ligase, translating into MTDDADDFTVTPYAVEGEIDYRELLDRFGADELTDDQIARFPDPHPMVRRKVFYAGRDVDRFLGAATAGETVSLVTGVGPSGPMHIGHAMHFYHAKHLQQRTGAHVYIPMSDDEKYFGKDLSMADISEHARDNLRDLLAVGFDPERTRIVVDTADADVVYPLAVQFAKHLTQSTMEATYGRPDNVGLGFYPAVQIAHLLLPQLVHGPHASVVPIAVDQDPHVRLARDVAAKEAFDVTKPAALLSKFLPTLDGPGKMSSSDSAPAIHLTDDRETVQDKIQTYAYSGGRSSLDAHREHGGDPTVDVAYQLLAFFFEHDDATLDRLADEYRSGDLLSGELKNYAAERIADFLEAHQERRAAIDDLEAEFERYRLTGDERARARPEGVGLFDRARRS